In Mustela lutreola isolate mMusLut2 chromosome 1, mMusLut2.pri, whole genome shotgun sequence, one genomic interval encodes:
- the LOC131820261 gene encoding uncharacterized protein LOC131820261, translated as MHQGKLSPRPLPVEGDPCLVPDFGFLGLIRPGHKLLHALGLLFGDPRAPGHNTGKSSEGHLTSPWSGSPNSTRCGHLLPPEPGIRNPTVCLQVNDTLAFLVTREHYPEYDLGHFYNTLPGFDWGRFRALPEESQLHDREPYLFLQQFQQPGVYVFRLSSNKHRKMVCP; from the exons ATGCACCAGGGAAAACTCTCTCCCAGGCCCCTGCCAGTTGAGGGAGATCCCTGTCTTGTTCCAGACTTTGGGTTCCTGGGCCTGATCAGACCAGGACACAAGCTGCTGCACGCCCTTGGCCTGCTCTTCggggatcccagggccccaggccacAACACCG GAAAGTCGAGCGAAGGACATCTGACCTCCCCTTGGTCAGGGAGCCCCAACTCCACGCGCTGTGGGCATCTGTTGCCCCCAGAGCCTGGCATCCGCAACCCCACAGTCTGCCTCCAAGTCAACGATACACTTGCCTTCCTGGTCACCCGTGAGCATTACCCGGAGTATGACCT GGGCCACTTCTATAACACACTGCCGGGATTTGACTGGGGACGCTTCCGGGCCCTCCCTGAGGAGTCCCAGCTCCACGATAGAGAGCCCTACCTCTTCCTGCAACAGTTCCAGCAGCCCGGGGTGTATGTCTTCCGTCTGAGCAGCAACAAGCATCGGAAGATGGTTTGTCCGTGA